One window of the Deltaproteobacteria bacterium genome contains the following:
- a CDS encoding endonuclease III, which yields MPAWRAPVVAAFARERRDPFSILVSCLLSLRTRDETTGPASRRLFRLARTPAALLRLSPRTIERAIYPVGFYRTKARTLRALARLLLERHRGGVPADLDALLALPGVGRKTANLVLTDAFGLPGICVDTHVHRITNRWGYVATRTPAATEMALREKLPRREWRGLNTLLVAFGQTICRPLSPRCSACPLDAMCPRRGVGPSR from the coding sequence CCTGCCTGGCGTGCGCCCGTCGTCGCGGCCTTCGCGCGCGAGCGGAGAGACCCGTTCTCGATCCTGGTCTCGTGCCTGCTGTCGCTGCGCACGCGCGACGAGACGACGGGCCCGGCGAGCCGGCGGCTCTTCCGGCTGGCGCGGACACCGGCGGCGCTCCTCCGGCTCTCGCCGCGGACCATCGAGCGCGCGATCTACCCGGTCGGCTTCTACCGGACGAAGGCGCGGACGCTCCGCGCGCTCGCCCGGCTGCTGCTCGAGCGGCACCGGGGCGGCGTGCCCGCCGACCTCGACGCGCTCCTCGCCCTCCCGGGGGTGGGACGGAAGACCGCGAACCTCGTGCTCACCGACGCCTTCGGCCTCCCCGGCATCTGCGTCGACACCCACGTGCACCGCATCACGAACCGCTGGGGCTACGTCGCGACGCGCACGCCGGCGGCCACCGAGATGGCGCTCCGCGAAAAGCTTCCCCGGCGCGAGTGGCGGGGTCTCAACACGCTGCTCGTCGCCTTCGGCCAGACGATCTGCCGCCCCCTGTCGCCGCGTTGCAGTGCGTGCCCGCTCGACGCGATGTGCCCGCGCCGCGGCGTCGGCCCGTCGCGCTAG